The Actinocorallia herbida DNA window GTCGAGGACCTCGGAGACCATCTCCGGGTCGAGGGCGGAGGTGGGCTCGTCGAAGAGCATGAGCTTGGGCCGCATCGCCAGCGCGCGGGCGATGGCCGCGCGCTGCTGCTGGCCGCCGGAGAGCTGGGCGGGGTACTTGTCGGCCTGCGCGGCGATCCCCACCCGCTCCAGGAGCTCCAGCGCCTCCTTCTCGGCCTTGTCCTTGGGCGTCTTGCGCACCTTGACGGGGCCGAGGGTGACGTTCTGGAGGATGGTCTTGTGGGAGAAGAGGTTGAAGCTCTGGAAGACCATCCCGACCTCGGAGCGGAGGCGGGCCAAGGCCTTGCCTTCCGCCGGCAAGGGCATGCCGTCGAGGGTGATGGAGCCGGAGTCGATCGTCTCCAGGCGGTTGATGGTCCGGCAGAGCGTGGACTTGCCTCCGCCGGACGGGCCGACGACGACCACGACCTCGCCCCTGGCCACTTCCAGGTCGATGTCCTTCAGCACGTGGAGGTCGCCGAAGTACTTGTTGACGTTCTCCAGGACCACCAAGGGGTCGCCGCTCACCGTCATACGGCGAGACGCTAGTTCACTTGATCACGAAGGGGGAGGGAGCGGAAGGTACCGATCTGATCACGACAGTGTTATCGGCGCTCCTGTAGTCGTATCATCACCGGCTTTCACACCAGCCCCTGCCTGCTCCGTACGCCTTCCGCCCGTGACGCCCACCTGCCGTTCCCGTCCCGGGGGTACTCTGGGCACGCCATGAACACTGCTGAGTCTCCCCGCACTTATGAGGTGCGCACCTACGGCTGCCAGATGAACGTCCACGACTCCGAGCGCCTGGCCGGGCTGCTGGAGTCGGCCGGGTACGCCAAGGCCGAAGGCGAGCCGGACGTCATCGTCTTCAACACCTGCGCGGTGCGCGAGAACGCCGACAACCGGCTCTACGGAAACCTCGGACATCTGCGCAAGAAGGCCGAGAACGGCCTTCAGATCGCCGTGGGCGGCTGCCTGGCCCAGAAGGACCGCGACACGATCGTCAAGCGGGCGCCCTGGGTCGACGTGG harbors:
- a CDS encoding amino acid ABC transporter ATP-binding protein, which codes for MTVSGDPLVVLENVNKYFGDLHVLKDIDLEVARGEVVVVVGPSGGGKSTLCRTINRLETIDSGSITLDGMPLPAEGKALARLRSEVGMVFQSFNLFSHKTILQNVTLGPVKVRKTPKDKAEKEALELLERVGIAAQADKYPAQLSGGQQQRAAIARALAMRPKLMLFDEPTSALDPEMVSEVLDVMTGLAEGGMTMIVVTHEMGFARSAAQRVVFMADGQIIEESSPEEFFTEPRTDRARDFLSKILRH